The DNA window TTTGctagaaatgtttttgtgttaccTTCTCCATCTCTGACAGATATGCATCAATGAAATCACGAGGGTCATCTGGGTTCCACTCTTCCTGGTGCTTTTCAATTTCTCTGTTTAAGAAAGCCACAATCTCCCGGTAGTTGGCATGGACAGTCTGGTGAGGTCCTGGCAGGTACTTCATCAAGCCAGGGAAGGCATCATACAGCTGGTGAGGATGATAAACTCTGAGTAAAAGACCAACAACAACATCGCAAGCGATCATCACATGGTAGTTTAAAAAAGGAGTACCTGCGTCTGAGCTGAACCAGCAAGCACAACGGCATCATTGTCCAGCTCCAGAATTTTGCGAAAGCTCGGATCAGTGTATTCAAAGCGATGTCCGAAGACCACAGAGGAGATGATGTTACCTACTGCATTTGTTACGATGTAGTGTGGGTTGAATGGTCTACCTGTGAAGTTGTCAAATTATACTCAAGTCAACAGAAATCCTGCTACAAAAATGATTTCAGTGCACAGCAATCACTTcagtcatgtgaattcctgcaGCCTACTTGCCTTGCTCCTCCTTGAAAGCTTCACAAAGGAAGCTGCACTCCACTTCAATGTACTTCTCCAGTGACTTTTGGCCTTCTCCAAAGTAACGCAGGTGAGTGTTGGCAAACTTCCTCTGCTTCTTCCAAAGATAACCGTTGCTCAGCGCTATACCTATTAGAATATTATATTGACTTAATAACAAGGAAGTCTCTGCATTAATGTACATCTTGTAGGGCACGattttggactgtgagaggaaacATGGGAGCTAATAAAGCCCATGTAGgtacagggagaacatgcacacTTCACACAGAAAACCATCAACTACCAAATTCACTGCAGTGAATTCACCCCAAGATGTTCTTGCTGTGTGTAATGGAGAACACATTAAAATATGTACCTAAAGTTTCTAGAAAGTAGGTAAAATTTGACTTACTAGCTGTATTTCACCACAGGACTTCTGATTTAATGCTATAATAATGATATATTGGTGCTTGTCATTTCCAAATGGCAAAAATTTAATACAGTTTAAGACTTGGGGAAAATATATGTGATAGCACATGCTTTTGTGCACGTGTTTTAACTACTCACCAATGCCCTTGAATACAACATGGAAAAGAGGGACGATTGGTCGATCAACAAAGTTGTCCAGGTGGCTGACAAGAGCCTCTTTGACCATTTTATATCCTGCAACAAACACCATCCTCTCACTGCCCCTCCTCAAACTGAACACGGGGCCGTACTTCTGAGCCAGCTGCATTTAGAAATAAATCAAGAGAAATGTTTCACATTTGGTATTCCTTTagaagacccgaactcttccacggcatgcatttttaatttctctttgatatttgggctgaatgggacccgatgaatgtaaaaacaaagaattaccagattttttttttacctgatttttatttctaagaaaaatgagagccacatataaggatatttgtttaaaattccgatagaacagtagcagtataatgtcctcgtaagcggatatcaggcccttggagagcaaaattgagtattttggtctaaataacccaaaatgtgatgtccacatatgtggatgccatgtcctaggaggttaaagttgAAGTCTTGTTATTATCTGTTGTTATTCATCGTGCACATTATATTGGCCAGCCTACTGTATGTAAACCAAATTGCACTGTAAGGATCTTCTTCTGCTCACCTCATGCATTGTTTTGTAGTCTACTCCAGTGAAGACATTTCCTAGCAGAGGCACAGCCCAGGGTCCTGGTGGAAAGTTGCGAGGTCTCCGGTTTCGTATTACATCACTTAAAATTAACAATACAAAGCCGAGCAAAAACCAACTAGTAAAATTCATACAATCGAAGAAAGCTTGAAAAATCATGGTTGAAGTATCAGAAATCCCTCTGCAGGAGAAGCAGTGTGATCCAGCAAAGAGTACTGTGGTATGTGTGGTGTTATCATCAGGATGCAGAGTGCTCAGGAAAAAGCGGCCCCAAACATGTTACATAACACAAATGGACTCTTGGGAAATGTCGGAAGCTGGAATTTGAACTGTTTCAGCTGGCTGATGACTGTGAGCTTGTGTGTTAAACATAGATGCTTAAAAGATATATTattaggttttttttggtttcacaATAACTTATTTTGTGGTGCATTTTCAAAATGCTTCACACTTTTTCTCAGTATTACACAGTTCACAATTATGAAGTGAAAGGTAATGCGGGGGTGGCCATCTGGTAAGATAAACAATTCAGGCAGGAAGTAGTAATGAGGAAAGAGGCAAAGCTCTTCCAAAGTTCATTCAGGAACAGCTCAACTAACAGCTCAAAGAATACAAAAGCTCTGCTTCAGTGAGTACTGAGACTGAAAACCCAGCAGTGCTCGATGGGGAGTCAACATATGGAGGAAACAGATTAGATGATCCATTAAAGGCTCTGTAATTctcatatattttatttgttccatgTATAACTcatcacacaaaaataaaaacaatcatgTACTACACATTTTAGAATCTAAAGGGCAAGAATGAAAGATAGGTAAAGCACGGATAAAAGTATAATAATGAGTCGAGTGAGGACAGAATTAAAGATATAGTTTTGAAGAAGCATTACAAGAAAGGCAagctaaatatgttttttataagTATGCCATCTCAATGACTGTATCTCcacttttcagcatttttgtgTTTGACCACCTCCAGATTTTATACAGAATTTATGATCCTGCTTCTGGTTTTCTTTGCAGTGCCACATGGAAGAAATTTCCCTGTcgaaattttttgttttttgttgttttttgttttgattcagttcagttcaattcaattcaattttatttatatagcgccaaatcacaacaaaagtcgcctcaaggtgctttatattgtacagtagatacagagaaaagcccaacaatcatatgaccccctatgagcaagcactttggtgacagtggaaaggaaaaactaccttttaacaggaagaaacctccgacagaaccaggctcagggaggggcggccatctgctgcgaccggttggggtgagagaaggaaaacaggataaagacatgctgtggaagagagacagagattaattacagatatgattcaatgcagagaggtctattaacacatagtgagtgagaaaggtgactggaaaggaaaaactcaatgcatcatgggaatcaccggcagcctacgtctattgcagcataactaagggaggattcagggtcacctggtccagccctaactatatgctttagcaaaaaggaaagttttaagcctgatCTTGAATGTTTTGGCCTTTTAAGGGTGGAAAATTTTACGTGTGGAAGACAAACACTGTTAAATCCGTGTCCAACTTTAGCTTAGCTTAGAGGATGTGAGTATTTCATGAACTGTTGTGGTTTAAAGAAGAGGGAGTGACTGTGGAAATTTAATCAATGCAGCGATTGTGAACAGGTACTCTAGTGCAGTCCTTCAAAAAGGCAACAATGAGTAGGTAGGTGTTGATGATGTTACATGTCAGCTGAATGCTGATTGGTTAAAGAACTTAGCTTGAGCAGGAGATCACCATCAAGATTTCACCTCACAACAAAGaagttatttttctttattttctgtcttctgACTGGGACGTAGCTAAAGGACTACATACATAAAAACGAGTCAAACTACCCAAATGTTTTCAAGTGCCCACATTACAGGTTGTTCCAAATATTGGTGAGACTGTCAGATGTGTGTACAAAGCTGCAAACAGAGCCTGTTTGAATCCTATTGATAAAACTATACTGGGTTTTTAAATGCTGGACCAGTAATAAAGGATTATGGCTTGTTATGTGTCCTTTATTAATTACTTAGCATGCATTACGAGAATGCTAGCATTTTATGGCCACAATCACCTTCTCTGtattaaaaacttttatttttaatttaagcatgtttttctaaaaaaacaaattaaaattggCATTTTTGTCAGTAAAGAGTTACTTTAGCTGTTTAGCTTAATTTAagcataattattattttattattagacTATTTTGCTGATACTCTTTGAAATGTCTGGTGAAGTGTCCAAGTGTTTCCAATTTTCTACTTTGACAGTATAAAAAAGGTGTAACACCCATaatctctgctgtgtttgtgcaaTTATGGTTGTATTGTTTTTGGTCATATAGCTTTGCCACTACTGGAGGAAAAACAGATGTAAAGCAAGAAACTCGTTATAGTGAAGCGAATCTGACTGATAAAAGTTCAAACTGCTTTTTGACCCTCTCACTGTTGCTTTAtgctagtttttttttctattttgtaaTGTTCCTCTTtattttacaggtaaattttGATGAGGCCTCTAATAACCTTACTGAAGAATATTGCTTGTTTAGGTGGAATTTTTAACTACCTGATACAGAGCCAGGTTATATTGTCTAGTGGTTTCCCAACCCAGGAGTTGGACTTCTAAAAGTGTCAAAGTCAGATTAATGTAGTGGAGCAAATACGTTAAATATTTCACCAAAATGTTGTGCTGTTTAATCATAGTGATCACAAAAAGAAGGGCCATTATAAGGAGTGTGcatgaataaaaacagcatctttcccatatattttaaaagtatCATGATGTGACTGTCTAGTCAATGGTCTCTCATAGGTCAGTCGTGTATAGGAAGAGAAACTGTGTGGAATGTGTAATCACCCTCCTCCACCCTGCAAATCCATGCACACAGTCTCACATTGTTTACCGTGTCTCCAGAGAGTTCAGGCCAAAAATGCTGGGGCTGACATTCTCCGTCTGACTGTGCTCTCTACTTAAAACACCACGCTCTAGTTACACAATCAACAAGTGATGGTGTAAGTTACATAaaactgtgcatttgtgtgcatgcgtgtaATTTGAAGCGCTGATGTGAGGAAACTCTTTCTGGATGTGGACAGTAAAAAGCAAACTTCCTTATTCTGATGAGATTAGTCGGATGTGGCACTTCTATAATGCGATGCTAGAATAGATATCTTTGCTTTACTTTAGTAGTTGCCTGATAAACCATTCCCTTGATTGtattaaaaatgttataaataAGAGAACTCAGTATTATTGACTTCAATCATTCAAGTAAATAAATCCTAAAagcttgattctgttcatctggacgtaatgggagaaacgtttcgtcactcatccaagggATTTATTAAGGCTccgctgactgcaggtttcgcCAACCTtattaaacagtacatttgcacaatgactggaactagcaccactgaatgaataatgggctgaacagagaacagaatcaaccttttgggtaTTACTGACTTTAAACTCAATTTCCCCCcaagtgttatttttttcacattaaaaccataataaattaaaattgatctaatatttttcttaaaattttgCATTTACTATGTCTATgcatttgatatattttctatgttctattgtgtataaaatatgggtttacgagatctgtttaatttttttcattttctacatTATTCACACAGCGTCCCAGCATTTCAGGAACTGTGTTTCTATACTGAAATGAAATACAGCTCATTAACAGTGCTGGAAAAACCACAAGGTCCCACTTTTGAATATTGCTCTTGTCAGTCACATATTGAAGTGTCACTGCACTAGAATTGCCCTGGTAGCTGAAAAGGTCAGTCCTCgcaaaactataaaaataactttctatgtaaataaaatgaaataaacaatatGCTGACATGGTAAATACACATCATAGAGGCAAAAGCGAGATTATTCtttttttgatcttttttttaaatgttatttgtaTCTCTGCCCTGGAAACACGGCATTAGTATTTAGCAAGGCCCTGAGCAAGTGAATGATTTTTAGAGCTGCTCATGTGTTTTTCAACTCTCACATTCCGAATCCCCCACCCCTCCTCACCACACCATATGAAGCTTGTGACTATCTTAAATTATGGATTATCTTAAAATGCATTcccatttttaaaagaaataactGGAAATCACCTTCTTACAATCCTCTCGAAAGTACACTGAATTTGTAGGACCCTCTAAAGCTGATTTGTGTAAATAAATCACACTGAGATTTCTTTGTGTTAAAGTTTGCACTTTGTTTACAGTTCACGGTTCAGTGTGAGGTGGGACACCACAGTCAGTGCTGTTTGtcagattgtgtttgttctgtttACTTGTAGCAGGACAGATGAAGAGAAGATATGGAGTTGATATACAAAGTTCTCGGCTTGGAGTGGATAGATGGcaaaattgttttaatatttttgactgtttttctACTGTTGACAGATTTTCTGAAGAACAGAGTACCAAAAAACTTTCCTCCTGGACCCTGGGCTCTTCCTTTCATTGGTGACCTTCACCGTATCCAACCTACCAGTCTCCACCTGCAGTTAACAGAGGTATGAGGAATAAATGGAATAATTGTACATTTATGTCAATGGGCATTAATCTTATATAgttttttagtttctttctttGAGGTTTGGAGTGTTTGTTTAATCAAAAAAaagtattatcattatcattttcTTGCTTGgaaattgttatttattttttatcttagttttttttaattgttttttttttactaaaaaatttactgagaagtgaaatgattgagaaattatttgtatttgtattgcaTTTGCCTTCCTCATGTGCCCATGAGGGTAAAGTGAAGGGTTCAATAAACCTAAGAGGTTCATTGAACCCTTCACTGAACTGCATTTATTCCTCACAATTTTAGCTATTTAACTGAATATTAACTTAATAGCCTCGTTACAGGTAGGCTAACACCTGATATAGTGACATTTTCATAACTATAAGAACTTGTCTTTATGCCAAAGCTGTTCTGAATTCCCACTCTGCTAAATGCAGAAtaagaatattttattaatcccagaaGAAATTACCTGTGGCCTACTAACTTACAGCAGTGCTgacatttagtaaaaaaaataactttttcttatataaattgcaaaatatgaatatatataatatatataaatccTCAGAATGTGTCTTGTTCCAAAAACAACAATATGCCATCTGTGTTCAGTTTGCAGAGAAATATGGAAATATTTTCAGCCTTCGACTCTTTGGTGGTAGGATTGTGGTTGTTTATGGCTACAAACTTGTGAAAGAAGCCCTGGTTCACCAAGGAGAAAACTTCATGGATCGCCCAACTATACCTTTATTTGAATCAATTATTGGGAATAAAGGTAGTGTTTGCATTTTTCCCTCCAAAGTTCCAAAAACGTGATTGAACTGATCAGATCACGTctaatataatttttatttccAAAAGGTCTTGTGATGTCAAATGGTTATCCCTGGAAGCAACAGAGGAGATTTGCTCTTCACACACTCAGAAACTTTGGTCTGGGGAAGAAGACCCTGGAGTCATCCATCCAGCAGGAGTGCCAGTATCTCACAGAGGCTTTCGCAGATCAGcaaggcaaaaaagaaaaatacaatataGTGACATGTTATTTATGTTTAGTATGTTTTTATGAAATTTAAATATAATTCACTATTGCTTACCATATGACATGTTTATAAGGTTCACAGTACTAAAGCACGTGGCCTAAAAAGTTTCCTTAATAATTGTCCCACTTTTCTTTACCTGTGGCTCATCACCTGATTTATGTTTTAGCAAGGAGttccagggctcgcaaaatttcaaaatccctggtagcccttcgggcagggactcttcagtttttggtagcccaaaataaatttaagtagcccgaataaaaaagggagcaattttttttatgttttgtttcctgttttgtttccgttacaatattatactttaatgtataatattgtaacggaaacaaaacattaatcaaaaaattgttgaaacacaaattacaatattgtataaaaattacaatcatcaactcaaacacttggttgtaattgaacagaaatttctatgaacttgtaagaactgtgtggaacatgaatcagtctgtgtcagatcctgaatttgaaatttccactgaaatcacaggtaagaggcaagtggaaccaagatctaggacatttgctttttgaagtttgcaaagactgctaaattttgccagtggtagttcactctttccaacatagtacgctgttctaaacagatttttcaggttgatttttagtatgttatttgcagactgagcaataatccatttcttgcatttctcatgggttctaatggggacctttcttaaaattactggtcccagtaacaaaggcacttgtcgactcagaaatcgagggaaaccaacaacacacccggcagaacattatgttatttacacgggtgcacataagtggtccgcatgtgcgcattcactgtcaaaataaaagacgcgcaccagataagaagttgcaacgcgcgtttgcgtccatataaaaggcactgtttttgtccgctagagtgggattttcatggcacattctgcaccaaatctctgtgcgttcatcatttgtttaaagccagctcacctcctgcaaccacttttcctagaatacgcgcttcttttgtggttcggactacatctgacatttctttggaggtggaggaacaccaaagtaattgcttaaaggagcttcttcgacatctttaagagttctaaacaaatgtctgtcctcctccagaaaatcttatggacgcaaacacgcgttgcaacttcttatcttgtgcgcgtattttattttgacagcgaatgcgcacctgcggacctcttatgtgcacccctggttatttagcttgtcatattccagccacagaaattcttttgtccatgaaaccataaagctgcactttctttttgccttatagtctgatttgtcataacttttccgttttgtggtaggcttttctttggctgtcacttcttcaccctgaccggtcttatttggctcagcagaactaaaatatatatcctgctgcctttacacacgcactcacataacgctcagcgattctctgcgcgatcaacctctcacatgtttaagcttcctgcgggagatttcacttgtcatgtttgcatagtaaactaacgattgataagatcatgtcagaggaattggtgcgcaaattatcgtcactcaccaatcagtactgtcgctctctatacacagttcgcgcgattgcaaagtgaaagcaaaaagcaagcgcaaattcaaatgcgatttcaatatgtcacatatagggctgctcgattatggcaaaaatgataatcacgattattttcactgaaattgagatctcgattatttgatgatatttatttaacaataacaatgtattgaataatggctttaaagattgtcaaaaatagtataaaatagtgtgcaaatactggtaacagtgcaaatgtttgcaatataaaaaataaaatgtaaacatctatgtttagtgaactttgccatgtcgctctgtggtggacaccaaagtttacacactgcctacttgatccacgtctgactccgcgaacccataatgtttccacaccactgaaggttttttttttacctctcttttcaaccaacggcagtcactctcctctccaaataacttctgcttagctttccgagcttccctctgttagctcctcttaattgttgtgccgcgtgttcgaaacgcagagaggtgcgctcgatttgccacacggagcagcgcgagagtaaagcacgagggaggtgctaataatcggctcagtcatttttaatgatcgttgaaagcccagatcgtaatttagattaaaattcgattaattgagcagccctagtcacatattgacagtggttcaccgatgccaaagacgtatttacccagctacatttccgaaagaatgcaaaagcattgacatatatttttccttcctatgatagcccgacgggcagggcagggatagattctggtagcccgactggaaaaatcgctagccccgggacgtcgggctagcgattttgcgagccctgagtTCTAATTAGAGACCAAACAGCAAACGGCACCCACTCTGTTTCTCCACTTGTTGACATCTATTATATCCTGTTCATTTGATTTTAGCTTTATTGATATAGTGCCAATTCTTTCTCCAGATTCACAATTATTTGCTAAAACGTTCTGAAACACTTGGGACATTTCCCTGATCCTTTACACCAATGTTTATTTGACACCCTTGGGTAAGAGTTGGAGGTGCATTTTGCAATGTTTAAACCACTTGCAATTTTCAAGGTCCCATTTGTTCCCAACTATGtatttgaattttaatttcattaatttatttttcattatttcattttacaGGCAAACCCTTTAATGCTATGAACCTGATTAATAATGCAGTCTCAAACATCATCTGCTGTTTGGTGTTCGGCAATCGATTTGAGTACACTGACAAGCGATACCAGTATATTCTCAGGATGTTCAGTGACGTTGTTCGATTACAGGGAAGTTTGACAGTACGGGTGAGTGCATGTTATTCACACACTCATGTACTTCTAGTTCCAGTCTCAAACTTGGATGTATATGTGGCCCGGTCATGGGGAATGAGACAGGACACAGGAAATACTCTTTTGTGGGCTTTTTTATTCTCCAACTGTACTCGGAGGAGCACAGTTTTAATACTATAGGTTTGAGTGAAAACGGTAAAATGTAACTATTCCACTGGCTCAGCCTAAAACTGTCTTTCAGGGTCTGAGACAACAGTAACTATCATATGTACACATTAAACTCAAACAGTATAGACAACAGTAGTGACCTGTCTAGGAACAAAtacaataaagagaaaacaaaacaaataaacacattgtttACATCCCACAAATTCGCAGTTCAACTGGCAATAAAGTACACAGTAAACTCTCTTTTAAACATAC is part of the Pelmatolapia mariae isolate MD_Pm_ZW linkage group LG23, Pm_UMD_F_2, whole genome shotgun sequence genome and encodes:
- the LOC134620082 gene encoding cytochrome P450 2J2-like, whose protein sequence is MIFQAFFDCMNFTSWFLLGFVLLILSDVIRNRRPRNFPPGPWAVPLLGNVFTGVDYKTMHELAQKYGPVFSLRRGSERMVFVAGYKMVKEALVSHLDNFVDRPIVPLFHVVFKGIGIALSNGYLWKKQRKFANTHLRYFGEGQKSLEKYIEVECSFLCEAFKEEQGRPFNPHYIVTNAVGNIISSVVFGHRFEYTDPSFRKILELDNDAVVLAGSAQTQLYDAFPGLMKYLPGPHQTVHANYREIVAFLNREIEKHQEEWNPDDPRDFIDAYLSEMEKKKEDPRAGFNIETLLVCTLDLIEAGTETASTTLRWALVFMMNYPEIQEKVQAEIDRVVGQSRLPTLADRPNLPYTDAVIHETQRFGNIVPLGFPKMASKESTLGGYFIPKGTAVTTILSSVLFDKSEWETPHVFNPEHFLDSEGKFRKRDAFLPFSAGKRVCIGEPLAKMQLFLFFASLLQRFTLTPVPGEMPSLEGVMGFTYSPEEFRMQAVPR